One Heyndrickxia oleronia genomic window, GTAGCATCTCCTGTTGCTCCCATGACCCCAATGGCTGATCCCTTTGGTACTATTTCACCGGCGGAAACATTGATTGAGCTTAAATGAGCGTAGACTGTACGGAATCCATTATTATGATCAATAATAATTTTATTTCCGTAACCGCCATCCCAGCCTGCAAATACAACTCTTCCATTATCTGCTGCTTTAATCGTACGATTACTCGGTCTTGCGATATCAATTCCTTTGTGCATACTACCCCATCTTTGACCAAGCTGACTGGAGATATAGCCCCCATTTGTTGGCCAAGCAAAATCACCAGATCCCCTAGATGGGGTTACCTTTGTCCCTACGATGACAATGTGGTTAACAGGCTTTTTTAATACCTTCTCTTCATTTATATCTTTCTTTACTTGTTTACCATTTTCCTCAATGATAATATAAGTCAATTCACTTTTTCCGTTTTTCCCCTTTTGTTTAACCTTTTTATCCCCTTTGTACATAGAAGGATCCTCGATAACCTCTTTTTTATATGGGATTTTTTCAATCCTATGTATTTCCTTTTGAACCATAACATGAACAAGAGGCTCATATTCCGTAATATTTAATTCTTGTCCAATTTGAAGAATCGTGTCTTCACTTAAATCCGGATTTAATTGGAGCAATTTTTCTTCTTCTAATTGATGCTCTGCTGCAATTGATCCGAGTACATCTCCTTCTTTCACCTTATAAACTTGCTGTTTTCGCGTACCCTTTTGTAGATATTTTACGGCTTGATCCACAGTAAAGATGCTACCTGGATCTACTTTTGTATTATTAAATGAAACCTTTTCAGTAAATGAAACGTCTAATAGTCGAGATTGATTTTCTTTGAGTGGCGGCAACTCACTTGATTTTGTGCCAACAGCCTTTAATTGGGACAATTCCTTTTCAGAAACAAATCCTTGTTTAAGCTTTTGTAGGACCTTTTCAGCATCACTAGAATTTTTCACATATAATACAGGGCTATTATTAATGACTAGACCAACTGCCTCTGCATGAATGGTCAGTAATTTTTTTACTCTATCAATTGTTTGCTCATTTTCAACTTGAGGTCGAAAAACTTGTTCTGGGATGTAGGTAAGTTTGTTTTCTAAAATGAGATGGTAATCTTTAAACCTTTCTTCCATACCATTCACTTCAGAATTAACAACGTCTTTGATAACATTTTTATCCGATACGGTACCCACAAATTCATCATTCATATATACATGGAAAACGGTTTCTATATTTGTATCTGCTGATGAAGAAATTACTTTGAAGAATATAGAAGAAAGAATAAGTGCTAAAATAACCGCTTTTTTGAATAGATTCATTGATTGATGTTGAATGCTTTCTTTTGGAAACCCGGATGAGTAATGGAGTGATGTTCTTTTCCAATTCATACGTAAACCTCCCAAATTACTTAAAACACGTCCAATTTACTAGGAAAATTGATTCAATTTTTTTCCCTTTATTACATTAACATAAAGTTTAAGAAAGTTTACACAATTTTTCATAATGTAACATAATTGTATAAAAGGTTACATTTTCATCCAAAAAATGATAAAGCATTTCTTCTTTTTTCTGTACTATTTTAAGAGAGAATATGATGATAAGAAAAGGCTTTCATAGG contains:
- a CDS encoding M23 family metallopeptidase, with the protein product MNWKRTSLHYSSGFPKESIQHQSMNLFKKAVILALILSSIFFKVISSSADTNIETVFHVYMNDEFVGTVSDKNVIKDVVNSEVNGMEERFKDYHLILENKLTYIPEQVFRPQVENEQTIDRVKKLLTIHAEAVGLVINNSPVLYVKNSSDAEKVLQKLKQGFVSEKELSQLKAVGTKSSELPPLKENQSRLLDVSFTEKVSFNNTKVDPGSIFTVDQAVKYLQKGTRKQQVYKVKEGDVLGSIAAEHQLEEEKLLQLNPDLSEDTILQIGQELNITEYEPLVHVMVQKEIHRIEKIPYKKEVIEDPSMYKGDKKVKQKGKNGKSELTYIIIEENGKQVKKDINEEKVLKKPVNHIVIVGTKVTPSRGSGDFAWPTNGGYISSQLGQRWGSMHKGIDIARPSNRTIKAADNGRVVFAGWDGGYGNKIIIDHNNGFRTVYAHLSSINVSAGEIVPKGSAIGVMGATGDATGIHLHFEVYKDGNLMNPLSYL